A window from Actinomycetospora corticicola encodes these proteins:
- a CDS encoding LCP family protein, with product MFLLGAGLVLALLAAGALFAVTQQFSDRMHRYEGVFNIDPSTRPVQGEGQTFLLVGTDTRSPDPTTGTEATASDWVPGMQRSDVIMLVNVSDDGSHASVVSIPRDSWVPIPGRGMNKINAAYSFGGPSLLVQTVESLTRVRVDHFAVIDFAGFAQMTDAAGGIDVNVGQATNFDGVAVPAGPQHLDGVHALSYVRERKSLPGGDFDRVRRQQNALRALASSATSSGTLASPTRAYGLADSLSTWVGVDDTFSASDLRSFVWGLRDLRASNIDFLTAPATGTGMEGAASVVYLDADRANELWFAMNTDAVPTWVASHPSAALPAVPR from the coding sequence ATGTTCCTGCTCGGTGCGGGCCTGGTCCTGGCGCTGCTGGCAGCAGGGGCGTTGTTCGCCGTGACGCAGCAGTTCAGTGACCGGATGCACCGCTATGAGGGAGTGTTCAACATCGACCCGTCGACTCGGCCGGTGCAGGGGGAGGGGCAGACGTTCCTGCTGGTCGGCACCGACACCCGCTCGCCGGACCCGACGACGGGCACCGAGGCGACGGCCTCGGACTGGGTGCCGGGGATGCAGCGCTCCGACGTGATCATGCTGGTGAATGTCTCCGACGACGGCTCGCACGCCTCGGTGGTGTCGATCCCACGCGACTCGTGGGTGCCGATCCCCGGCCGCGGCATGAACAAGATCAACGCGGCCTACTCATTCGGTGGACCGTCGCTGCTGGTGCAGACCGTCGAGTCGCTGACCCGCGTGCGCGTCGACCACTTCGCGGTGATCGACTTCGCCGGGTTCGCGCAGATGACCGACGCGGCCGGCGGGATCGACGTGAACGTCGGCCAGGCCACGAACTTCGACGGCGTGGCCGTCCCGGCTGGTCCACAGCATCTCGATGGCGTGCACGCACTCTCCTACGTGCGGGAGCGGAAGAGCCTGCCGGGCGGCGACTTCGACCGGGTCCGCCGGCAGCAGAACGCCCTGCGAGCCCTGGCCTCCTCGGCGACCAGCTCGGGGACCCTCGCTAGTCCGACGCGGGCCTACGGGCTGGCGGACTCCCTGTCGACGTGGGTCGGGGTGGACGACACGTTCAGCGCGAGTGATCTGCGGTCGTTCGTGTGGGGACTCCGCGACCTCCGCGCGTCGAACATCGACTTCCTGACGGCGCCGGCGACGGGGACCGGCATGGAGGGCGCGGCGTCGGTGGTCTACCTGGACGCGGACCGTGCCAACGAGCTGTGGTTCGCGATGAACACCGACGCCGTGCCGACGTGGGTGGCGAGCCACCCGTCGGCGGCGCTGCCGGCCGTACCGCGGTAG
- a CDS encoding DUF1800 family protein → MPDRGALIERAVVRRLHDRLGFGAPRQDLEQSILAGPDATLAKLLTTDEPAPTDVPNLPQMMDLPANDPGRKAQDQQRSDQERTAILWWLDRMAIVKAPRAEKMTWFWHGHFATSNDKVRDVGLMVTQNQTLRTRGPESVAQLAQAMVVDPALNVWLDNHANRKNSPNENLGRELMELFTLGVGEYSERDVKQAARALTGWSYKDRELTFKPTNFDNGSKTVLGTTADLNAASLADMLTARPDSARFIATRLWNRLISSDPPSEAELERLVDANGPATSVRGLLRALATADAFRDPNATLMKQPVEWAVGIARAVGRPVGSLDVKDQALNQLKALGQVPFKPPNIGGWPAGAP, encoded by the coding sequence GTGCCGGACCGGGGGGCTCTGATCGAACGGGCGGTCGTGCGCCGCCTGCACGACCGGTTGGGTTTCGGCGCCCCTCGCCAGGACCTCGAGCAGAGCATCCTCGCCGGCCCCGACGCCACGCTGGCGAAGCTCCTCACTACCGACGAGCCGGCACCGACCGACGTCCCGAACCTGCCGCAGATGATGGACCTCCCCGCCAACGATCCTGGTCGGAAGGCCCAGGACCAGCAGCGATCCGACCAGGAGCGGACCGCGATCCTCTGGTGGCTCGACCGCATGGCGATTGTGAAGGCTCCGCGCGCAGAGAAGATGACCTGGTTCTGGCACGGCCACTTCGCGACCAGTAACGACAAGGTCCGCGACGTCGGCCTGATGGTTACGCAGAACCAGACGCTGCGCACGAGAGGGCCGGAGTCGGTCGCGCAGCTCGCGCAGGCGATGGTCGTCGACCCCGCGCTCAACGTCTGGCTCGACAACCACGCCAACCGGAAGAACTCGCCCAACGAGAACCTCGGGCGCGAGCTGATGGAACTGTTCACCCTCGGTGTCGGCGAATACTCGGAGCGCGACGTCAAGCAGGCCGCAAGAGCTCTCACCGGCTGGAGCTACAAAGACCGGGAACTGACGTTCAAGCCGACGAACTTCGACAACGGCTCGAAGACCGTGCTCGGCACGACCGCCGACCTGAACGCCGCAAGCCTTGCCGACATGCTCACCGCCCGGCCCGACTCCGCCCGCTTCATCGCCACCCGCCTGTGGAACCGGCTGATCTCGAGTGACCCGCCGTCGGAAGCGGAGCTGGAACGGCTCGTCGACGCTAACGGCCCGGCCACCTCGGTACGAGGTCTCCTGAGAGCCCTCGCGACCGCCGACGCCTTCCGCGACCCGAACGCGACGCTCATGAAGCAGCCCGTCGAGTGGGCCGTCGGAATCGCCCGCGCCGTCGGTCGGCCCGTCGGCAGCCTCGACGTTAAGGACCAAGCGCTCAACCAGCTCAAGGCGCTCGGGCAGGTGCCGTTCAAGCCGCCGAACATCGGCGGCTGGCCCGCCGGCGCGCCCTAA